DNA sequence from the Leptolyngbya sp. SIO1E4 genome:
CTAATGCCACGCTGAGGAATGCTACGTAGCTGCTCTTTAATCGCCTTCAAGGCCGTCCCCGGATGGTCTGACTCACCAATGTCCAACAAAACAGGAAAAAGCGACGTAAACCAACCAACCGTGCGGGAAAGGTCAACCTCTTCAAAGAGGTCTTCCTGACCATGTCCCTCTAAGTCAACACGCAAGCAACTCTCTCCTGTCCAGTCAGCAAACGCTTGCACCAGCGCAGTCAGCAGCACATCATTGATTTGCGTCTGATAGGCTTTGGGCACCTCCTGCAGCAGCGCTTGGGTATCGGCTGGACTCAGCACCGTCGATACAACGTTCGCGCTCGCTACGGTGTTTTCACCATCAGGAAAGTCAACGGGAAGGGAAGCAACGGGCTGACGCGCTTGCTGGAGCCAGTAATCCAACACTTGTTGGCGGACGTCAGATTGCCCGTATGCTTGCAGTTTCGTGGCCCAATATTGAAATGAGGTTGTTTTCGGCGGCAATTGAACGGTTTGGCCCTGACTGAGTTGCTCATACACCCGTTGGAAATCTTCTAACAAAATCCGCCACGAGCCCCCGTCAACGGCCAGGTGGTGGACAACCCACAGCAAACGGGCCGACCGGTTCGCTCCCAGGTCAAAATAGGCGACTCGCATCAGAGGACCCGCAGCCAAGTCGAGGCTGGCTTGTAATTCAGCCGCAGCGGTGGTGATAGCAAGGCTTTGATCGGCTTCGGCAACCGTTGACAAATCGAACAGCGTCAACGGCGTTTTCGCATCCGGATGACTCACCCATTGCCGCCAACCAGTGGCTGGGCGCTCAAATCGCAGACGTAAGGCATCATGATGGGCCAGCAAAATCTGCACAGTCTGCTGCAACAAGACGGAATCCAGAGCCTGGCGCACTTCCAGCAGGATTGATTGATTCCAGTGATGTGACTCAGACAAATTTTGCTCAAAGAACCAATGCTGAATGGGCGTCAACGGCACTTCACCGGTCACCAGCCCTTGGTCAGCTTGAACAATTGGGTTAGCTGCTGCTACATCTGCGAGTTCAGCAATGGTCTGGTGCTCAAACATCTGCTTGGGGGTTAACTGCAGACCCGCCTGATACGCCCGTGAAATAATCTGAATGCTGAGGATGGAATCGCCCCCCAGCTCAAAGAAATTATCGTGAATACTAACCCTTTCCAGCCTGAGAACCTGAGCCCAGATATCGGCCAGCACAACCTCAACATCAGTACGCGGTGCAACAAAGGTTCCCATTGCTTCGGAACGAGACATATCTGGGGCTGGCAGCGCCTGCCGATCCAGCTTACCGTTCGAGGTGAGGGGCATCTGCGGCAGTGACACAAAGGTCGATGGCATCATGTATTCTGGCAGTTGCTTTTGCAAAAATTGCCGCAGGTCGCTAGAAGCCTGGGCTTCATTGTTTTCCCACACCACATAGGCGACCAAACGCTGACTACCAGGCTGATCCTCACGTGCTAACACCACCGTTTCTCGCACCGTCGGATGTTGTCTCAGAGTGGCCTCAATTTCTCCCAACTCGATGCGAAAACCCCGAATTTTGACCTGGTGGTCAATGCGTCCCAGAAATTCAATGTTGCCATCGGGCAAGTAGCGCGCCAAATCGCCAGTTTTGTAGAGAATGGGTTGTCCGTTATCGGTTATGGGTTGTTCGTTATTGGCCTTCCTGACTCCTGACTCCTGACTCCTATCTTTTATCTCCTGACTTCCGACTTCCGACTTCCGACCTCCGACTTCCCCAAACGGATTGGCCACAAACCGCTCTGTCGTCAGATCAGGTCGATTCAAGTAGCCCCGTGCAACGCCGGCTCCACTGATGTAAAGTTCTCCGGGCACACCAATAGGTACCGGTTGTAAATAGGCATCCAGTAGATAAATTTGCGTGTTGGCAATAGGATGACCAATCGGTACTGTTTCTCCGCGCCGAGATGTTACGGCTGGAGTCGCCCCATTGATTAGATAAGTCAAGACACCTACAGTAGTTTCTGTCGGGCCGTAATGGTTGAAAATCAGACAATCGGGGGCATAATTCTGAATTTGCTCAATCAAATCCCAACGACACACTTCACCTCCTAGAATGAGTCGTTGCTGCGGCAAAATTTGCTCCGGATGAGAAGCGGTCAGTAGGGCAGTCAGGTGAGAAGGAACAATCTTCAAGCAGTCAACAGGATAGCGTTGAAAATAGTTTGCTAGTGCCTCTGGATTGGAAGCCCGCTCTTGCGACACCAAATGAAGACACCCACCTCGACAAAGAGAAGAAAAGAGAGTTGTATTACCTAAATCAGCGGCAAAGGTAGAAACATTCGCGAAACCAGTACATGCAGAAAGGTTAAGCTCTTCGGAGATCGCATTTACATAGTTAAAAAGATGTTGATGCTCAACGGCAACTCCCTTGGGCTTACCGGTAGAACCAGAGGTGAACAACACATAGGCTAAGTTCTCAGCGGTCACCTGACTACTAGGATTAGCCTGACTCTCCTGAGCAATTATTTCCCACTCACTATCCAGACATACCAACGGCGTTCTGGGCTCAGCTAGCCTTTCAGCCAATTGCTGCTGACTCAATAACACGGCTACTCGAGCGTCTTGTAACCGGAAAGCGATACCCTCTTCTGGCAATGCAGGCTCCAAAGGTATGTAAGCTCCACCTGCTTTCAGGATGCCTAGGAGGCTGATAATAAAGTCGAGCGATCGCTCAACATAAATACCCACCAAAACCTCTGGTTCAACCCCCAAACGCTGCAGGTAATGAGCCAATTGGTTAGCTCTGGCATTGAGGTCAGCATACGTTAATTGCTGGTCTTCAAAGACAACCGCAATTTGATTAGGCTGGCTATTTACTTGTGCCTCAAACAGTTGGTGAATGCATTGATCCTGTGGGTAGTCAGTCTGAGTCTGGTTGAATTCGACTAATAGTTTTTGGCGATCGCGATCGCTCAAAATCTCCAGTTGACCAATACACGCTTGAGGCTTTTCAATGATGCTCTCCAATAACTTCTGAAACTGTTCAGCCAAGCGTTCAATAGCATCTAACAGAAATAGACCAGAGTCATAGTGAAAATCAACTAAAAGAGCATCTTTATTCCGTACACACGAGAGCTTTAATTTAAACTTGTCAAAGCAAACAGACTGTTGGGCAATTGAAAATGAAACATCAGCGATAGAGTACTTAGCTGGCCACTCCTCAAATTCAAAGCAAACAGGGAAGAAAGATATTGCGGGAGCATCCTCATCTAGATCTGAAATCTGCCCCCATGCAAAAGATTCCTGCCACTTAAAAGACTCTTCTACGGC
Encoded proteins:
- a CDS encoding amino acid adenylation domain-containing protein: MQDLSIKGFRLSPQQKHLWQMQQGDSGQPYCACCSILIEGSCQPEILKKALQRSINRHEILRTDFQALQGMIIPLQVILDRVSVPVTDYDLSDLSLEEQDVKLQLLFREKSQRTFNFGSGISLIDISLVLLSPDRYVLILCLPALCADKLTFKNLLLEIGHDYEAFFLDQTLADEAQPLQYADLAEWQNELFEGEEAALGTEYWSKREDIISFAKHSFSCESSELFISGFKPEVFSLSFPVSQVTELEELARKNDVSIAILLQASWQVLLWRLTGNSDITIGTGCDGRNYEELESALGLLAKFLPIYCHLENKFNFSEILKQINEAVEESFKWQESFAWGQISDLDEDAPAISFFPVCFEFEEWPAKYSIADVSFSIAQQSVCFDKFKLKLSCVRNKDALLVDFHYDSGLFLLDAIERLAEQFQKLLESIIEKPQACIGQLEILSDRDRQKLLVEFNQTQTDYPQDQCIHQLFEAQVNSQPNQIAVVFEDQQLTYADLNARANQLAHYLQRLGVEPEVLVGIYVERSLDFIISLLGILKAGGAYIPLEPALPEEGIAFRLQDARVAVLLSQQQLAERLAEPRTPLVCLDSEWEIIAQESQANPSSQVTAENLAYVLFTSGSTGKPKGVAVEHQHLFNYVNAISEELNLSACTGFANVSTFAADLGNTTLFSSLCRGGCLHLVSQERASNPEALANYFQRYPVDCLKIVPSHLTALLTASHPEQILPQQRLILGGEVCRWDLIEQIQNYAPDCLIFNHYGPTETTVGVLTYLINGATPAVTSRRGETVPIGHPIANTQIYLLDAYLQPVPIGVPGELYISGAGVARGYLNRPDLTTERFVANPFGEVGGRKSEVGSQEIKDRSQESGVRKANNEQPITDNGQPILYKTGDLARYLPDGNIEFLGRIDHQVKIRGFRIELGEIEATLRQHPTVRETVVLAREDQPGSQRLVAYVVWENNEAQASSDLRQFLQKQLPEYMMPSTFVSLPQMPLTSNGKLDRQALPAPDMSRSEAMGTFVAPRTDVEVVLADIWAQVLRLERVSIHDNFFELGGDSILSIQIISRAYQAGLQLTPKQMFEHQTIAELADVAAANPIVQADQGLVTGEVPLTPIQHWFFEQNLSESHHWNQSILLEVRQALDSVLLQQTVQILLAHHDALRLRFERPATGWRQWVSHPDAKTPLTLFDLSTVAEADQSLAITTAAAELQASLDLAAGPLMRVAYFDLGANRSARLLWVVHHLAVDGGSWRILLEDFQRVYEQLSQGQTVQLPPKTTSFQYWATKLQAYGQSDVRQQVLDYWLQQARQPVASLPVDFPDGENTVASANVVSTVLSPADTQALLQEVPKAYQTQINDVLLTALVQAFADWTGESCLRVDLEGHGQEDLFEEVDLSRTVGWFTSLFPVLLDIGESDHPGTALKAIKEQLRSIPQRGISYGVLRYLHQEAVAWPPQSPAEVMFNYQGQTDQGFQTSSSLVAPAAESSGPGQSLQGSRSHQLSINGMVTGREFRLNWTYSEGIHQRATIETLAERCMAALRSLIAHCQSPEAGGYTPSDFKKANVTQKDLDQLLSQINRGS